The following are encoded in a window of Schistocerca nitens isolate TAMUIC-IGC-003100 chromosome 9, iqSchNite1.1, whole genome shotgun sequence genomic DNA:
- the LOC126204299 gene encoding fatty acid-binding protein, muscle-like — protein MVKQFSGKSYALDVASLENMEAFLDASGVTDPTHRQLALSGKDTLTLTLEGDKVTDVTQLGDYKHVLTYCLGEEFVEDTASRKRKSTVTQRGADTLVKVEKYEDGKTVTIEKTFSADKMVVTLTIGNVTAKRIYKAV, from the exons ATGGTGAAACAGTTCTCAGGAAAGAGCTATGCTCTCGACGTGGCCAGCTTGGAGAACATGGAGGCGTTCCTTGACGCCAGTG GAGTGACAGACCCCACACACCGCCAGCTGGCTCTGTCAGGCAAGGACACCCTGACACTGACACTGGAGGGTGACAAGGTGACGGATGTGACCCAACTAGGCGACTACAAGCACGTGCTGACATACTGCTTGGGGGAGGAGTTTGTGGAGGACACAGCCAGCCGCAAGAGGAAGAGCACCGTCACGCAAAGGGGAGCCGACACGCTGGTCAAGGTCGAGAAGTACGAGGATGGAAAGACCGTCACCATAGAGAAGACCTTCAGTGCCGACAAGATGGTTGTG ACCCTCACTATCGGCAACGTCACAGCAAAAAGGATCTACAAGGCAGTTTGA